A genomic segment from Geitlerinema sp. PCC 7407 encodes:
- the purM gene encoding phosphoribosylformylglycinamidine cyclo-ligase, with product MDYREAGVDVEAGRAFVERIRSMVEKTYRPEVMGSLGGFGGAFQLPSGYREPVLVSGTDGVGTKLKIAQTVNCHDTIGIDLVAMCVNDVLTCGAEPLFFLDYLATGKLDPEQLAQVVSGVAKGCELANCALLGGETAEMPDFYPPGEYDVAGFCVGIAEKSALLNSSQVCVGDVAIGIASTGVHSNGYSLVRKIVRDRGFDWGDRPSDLGGASLGEVFLTPTQIYVKPILALRQSGLPIHGMAHITGGGLPENLPRCLADDQTVEIDVQAWPVLPVFEWLAKTGEVAPAEMFNTFNMGIGFVLIVPPDAAEAVIQHCTQSGLLAYQIGKVVPGNKQLLGLPEA from the coding sequence ATGGATTACCGGGAAGCGGGAGTGGACGTGGAGGCGGGGCGCGCCTTTGTGGAGCGCATCCGATCGATGGTCGAAAAGACCTACCGTCCAGAGGTCATGGGAAGCTTGGGGGGATTTGGCGGTGCGTTTCAGCTCCCCAGCGGCTATCGAGAACCGGTTTTGGTGTCGGGAACCGATGGCGTGGGCACCAAGCTCAAGATCGCTCAAACGGTCAATTGCCATGACACCATTGGAATCGATCTGGTGGCAATGTGTGTAAATGATGTTCTGACCTGCGGGGCAGAGCCGCTGTTTTTCCTGGATTATCTGGCGACAGGAAAACTTGATCCGGAGCAGCTGGCCCAGGTTGTCTCGGGGGTAGCTAAGGGGTGTGAGCTGGCGAACTGTGCGCTCTTGGGTGGGGAAACGGCGGAGATGCCCGATTTCTACCCGCCCGGAGAATATGATGTGGCGGGCTTTTGTGTGGGCATCGCTGAAAAGAGTGCGCTGCTGAATAGCTCGCAGGTGTGTGTGGGAGATGTGGCGATCGGCATTGCCAGTACGGGCGTGCACAGCAATGGCTATAGTCTCGTGCGCAAGATTGTGCGCGATCGCGGCTTTGATTGGGGCGATCGCCCCTCGGATCTGGGCGGTGCCAGCCTAGGCGAGGTCTTTTTGACGCCAACCCAAATCTATGTCAAGCCCATCCTCGCCTTGCGGCAGTCTGGCCTCCCCATTCACGGCATGGCTCACATCACGGGAGGCGGCCTGCCGGAGAATTTGCCCCGCTGTTTGGCAGACGATCAAACAGTTGAAATCGATGTCCAGGCTTGGCCTGTGTTGCCGGTTTTTGAATGGCTTGCAAAAACGGGTGAAGTCGCTCCAGCTGAAATGTTCAACACCTTCAATATGGGCATCGGTTTTGTCTTGATCGTGCCACCCGATGCCGCCGAAGCCGTAATTCAGCACTGCACACAGTCAGGTCTGCTGGCCTATCAAATCGGTAAAGTCGTACCTGGCAACAAGCAGCTTTTGGGTTTGCCCGAAGCTTAA
- a CDS encoding septal ring lytic transglycosylase RlpA family protein, whose product MNRKLWSGFTTALLVTAFGPLCVGHLEPVKALEQASKSNPSAHTEATEEAEKLAESVVKVGTSLSDAISGENTAAVAKIQAHTLNGKQAATVYVRDIPVVTFLSDQTATLEVSGQTQSSADSVKVASTEPVFSGNKELNSSEVAANPNDPVWRATEAAAQINQLHRNNFDATAINVRWDASRKLAVIKVGEDELLPIDRETQLPDTTKDPDRDAIQITNRLRRLLGNAPPVQDISGKPAPAPTTVALGPVRLRLTGLASWYGPGFHGNQSASGEVFNQNALTAAHRSLPFGTMVRVTNLDNGRSVVVRINDRGPYSGGRVIDLSAGAAQMVGMMQTGVAPVQLDVIDGQSATSAR is encoded by the coding sequence ATGAATCGAAAACTTTGGAGCGGTTTCACCACCGCCTTGCTGGTAACAGCGTTCGGCCCGCTATGCGTGGGTCACCTAGAGCCAGTCAAAGCGCTCGAGCAGGCCTCTAAGTCCAACCCATCTGCTCACACGGAAGCCACTGAGGAAGCCGAAAAGCTGGCAGAGTCTGTGGTTAAGGTTGGTACTTCCCTGTCCGATGCGATTTCCGGTGAAAACACGGCAGCTGTTGCCAAAATCCAGGCGCACACGCTCAATGGAAAGCAGGCCGCAACTGTCTACGTTCGGGACATTCCCGTCGTTACCTTTCTCAGCGACCAAACAGCAACGCTAGAAGTCTCGGGCCAAACCCAGTCTTCGGCAGACAGTGTCAAAGTCGCATCTACCGAGCCAGTGTTTTCTGGCAACAAAGAGCTCAATTCTTCTGAAGTTGCAGCTAATCCAAACGATCCTGTATGGCGAGCTACTGAAGCTGCCGCCCAGATTAACCAACTTCACCGCAACAACTTTGACGCGACGGCCATCAATGTTCGCTGGGACGCCAGCCGCAAGTTAGCTGTCATTAAAGTTGGGGAGGATGAGCTGCTCCCCATCGATCGCGAGACACAGCTCCCTGATACGACGAAAGATCCAGACCGAGACGCGATCCAGATTACCAACCGTCTCCGTCGCTTGCTTGGAAACGCGCCCCCCGTTCAAGACATTTCCGGCAAGCCAGCTCCTGCTCCTACGACCGTTGCCCTCGGTCCTGTTCGCCTCCGATTGACCGGTCTGGCCTCCTGGTACGGCCCCGGGTTCCATGGTAATCAGAGTGCAAGTGGCGAAGTTTTTAATCAGAATGCATTGACCGCTGCCCACCGATCGCTGCCGTTCGGCACGATGGTGCGCGTTACGAATCTCGACAATGGTCGCTCGGTCGTTGTGCGCATTAACGACCGTGGACCCTACAGTGGCGGACGAGTTATTGATTTGTCGGCGGGTGCCGCCCAAATGGTTGGCATGATGCAAACCGGGGTCGCTCCTGTCCAGCTAGATGTTATCGATGGTCAATCTGCTACGTCGGCACGTTAG
- a CDS encoding bifunctional pantoate--beta-alanine ligase/(d)CMP kinase codes for MRLFSTVAALRCYLDQYRLQPESTDSSQTQRNFSGPGRDTFPQRTIGLVPTMGALHAGHLSLIQRSRQDNDLVVVSIFVNPLQFGPSEDFARYPRTLEQDMALCREAGVDVIFAPTVEELYGDRVSSTQMLVGRTQVLPPADMTQVLCGRSRPGHFHGVTTVVTKLFNLVQPTRAYFGQKDAQQVAILRRMVHDLNQPVEVVVCPIVRESSGLALSSRNQYLSPQERDDAAVLYRALQAAVQVVRQGTYGREAILTAVKREIATVPAVELEYIELVDPVILKSLDTVQDSGLLAIAARLGNTRLIDNVVLRNRQPIVAIDGPAGAGKSTVTRRVADALGLTYLDTGAMYRAVTWLALTTETAIDDEPAIAEMVYRCQIEFRLGEADATSGAIAGQRVFINGEDVTTAIRSPQVTAQVSAIAAQPAVRQGLMEQQRAYGLHGGLVAEGRDIGTHVFPDAELKIFLTASVQERARRRQIDLKNQGHGDIDLDELERAIYERDYKDSTRESAPLIKAPDAIEIQTDGLTIADVVNQIVGLYQERCVQV; via the coding sequence GTGCGACTGTTTAGTACGGTTGCAGCTTTGCGTTGCTACCTAGATCAATATCGGTTGCAACCGGAGTCGACTGATTCTTCGCAGACGCAACGGAATTTTTCTGGTCCCGGCCGGGACACTTTTCCCCAGCGAACGATTGGTTTGGTGCCGACAATGGGAGCCCTCCATGCCGGTCACTTGAGCCTCATTCAGCGATCGCGCCAAGACAACGATCTGGTGGTTGTCAGCATTTTTGTAAACCCGCTTCAGTTCGGCCCCAGCGAGGATTTCGCGCGCTATCCACGGACGCTGGAGCAAGATATGGCCCTGTGCCGCGAGGCGGGGGTCGATGTCATTTTTGCGCCGACGGTCGAGGAGCTGTATGGCGATCGCGTGAGCTCAACGCAGATGCTGGTGGGCAGGACTCAGGTCCTGCCACCGGCAGACATGACGCAGGTCCTCTGCGGGCGATCGCGCCCGGGCCATTTTCACGGCGTGACCACGGTGGTCACCAAGCTTTTTAACTTGGTGCAGCCAACGCGGGCCTATTTTGGCCAGAAAGATGCTCAGCAGGTGGCCATTCTTCGCCGGATGGTTCATGACCTGAATCAGCCGGTGGAGGTGGTGGTTTGCCCGATCGTGCGCGAGAGTAGCGGCTTGGCCCTCAGCTCCCGCAATCAATACCTCAGCCCCCAGGAGCGAGACGACGCGGCAGTCCTGTATCGGGCGCTCCAGGCGGCGGTGCAGGTCGTTCGTCAGGGCACTTACGGGCGCGAAGCAATTTTGACCGCCGTCAAGCGTGAAATTGCGACGGTTCCTGCGGTCGAACTGGAATACATTGAGTTGGTTGATCCTGTTATTCTCAAGTCTTTGGATACTGTGCAAGATTCTGGGTTACTGGCGATCGCCGCGCGCTTAGGAAATACGCGGCTGATTGATAATGTGGTGCTTCGCAATCGTCAGCCCATCGTGGCGATCGACGGTCCGGCCGGCGCAGGCAAGTCAACGGTGACGCGGCGCGTGGCGGATGCGCTTGGGCTGACCTATCTGGATACAGGGGCCATGTACCGGGCGGTCACCTGGCTGGCGCTCACGACCGAAACGGCGATCGACGACGAACCGGCGATTGCAGAGATGGTGTATCGCTGCCAGATCGAGTTCCGGCTCGGGGAGGCAGACGCAACCTCAGGGGCGATCGCAGGCCAGCGAGTCTTTATCAATGGCGAAGACGTGACTACCGCCATCCGCAGCCCCCAGGTCACTGCGCAGGTATCCGCGATCGCCGCCCAGCCCGCCGTGCGCCAAGGCCTCATGGAGCAGCAGCGGGCCTACGGTCTCCATGGCGGACTCGTCGCTGAAGGCCGAGACATTGGCACCCACGTTTTTCCCGATGCCGAACTCAAAATCTTCCTGACTGCGTCCGTACAGGAGCGCGCCCGACGCCGCCAAATTGACCTCAAAAATCAGGGCCACGGCGATATCGATCTCGACGAGCTCGAGCGCGCCATCTACGAGCGCGACTACAAAGACAGCACGCGAGAGTCTGCTCCCTTGATCAAAGCGCCCGACGCCATCGAGATCCAGACCGACGGTCTCACCATTGCCGACGTGGTCAATCAGATTGTCGGGCTGTATCAAGAAAGATGCGTCCAGGTCTGA
- the gltB gene encoding glutamate synthase large subunit: MENLSAHQSLQQSPEPQQGYAGQRWLVEERDACGVGFLADQQGRASHELVEKALGALTCLEHRGGCSADQDSGDGAGIMTAVPWRLLESWCAAQGITMPPVEQVAVGMAFLPQDAELAAIARQAVEQSCATSGLTVLGWREVPVRPEILGVQARENQPKIEQILVQSPTLQGDALERELFLIRRRVGKALGEQAAQIQQDFYFCSFSNRTIVYKGMVRSAVLGEFYTDLQDAAYESPFAVYHRRFSTNTFPRWPLAQPMRFLGHNGEINTLLGNINWMMAREADLAHPIWGDRLDELKPTVNPENSDSATLDNVLELLVQSGRSPLEALMVMVPEAYQNQPDLNEHPEIVDFYEYYSGLQEPWDGPALLVFCNGKHVGATLDRNGLRPARYSITRDGYIAVSSEAGVVDLPETEIIEKGRLGPGQMIAFNLETREILKNWDIKKQVAAQYPYGTWLKENRFVLSPQSFGENCLQDASTLLTQQTAFGYTAEDVEMIIEAMASQGKEPTFCMGDDIPLAVLSDKPRLLYDYFKQRFAQVTNPPIDPLRESLVMSLSMQLGGRHNLLATSAEGARLIKLESPVLNEAELEAIRRSDFATETLSTLFAIADGPEGLQRAVTALCQKAAEAVRSGKQVLVLSDRADAAGQAGLSAGYSYIPPLLAVGAVHHHLIRQGLRMKASIVSDTAQCWSTHHFACLIGYGASAVCPYLTLETIRHWWSDSKTQKLMERGKLEAISLTGAQDNYRKAVELGLLKILSKMGISLLSSYHGAQIFEAIGIGGDLLHLGFYGTASRLGGLSVQELAQEVLSFHQRAFPELTAKKLENFGFVQYKPGGEYHMHSPEVVKSLHKAVADKQYDHYEVYQNHLANRPATALRDLLDFQSDRPSIPLEEVESVADIAKRFCTGGMSLGALSREAHETLAIAMNRIGGKSNSGEGGEDPVRFKVLSDVDAEGNSPVLPHLRGLKNGDTASSSIKQVASGRFGVTPEYLMSAKQIEIKMAQGAKPGEGGQLPGKKVSPYIAMLRRSKPGVTLISPPPHHDIYSIEDLAQLIFDLHQINPLAQVSVKLVAEVGIGTVAAGVAKANADIIQISGHDGGTGASPLSSIKHAGGPWELGLTEVHRVLMENSLRDRVVLRVDGGLKSGWDVLIGALMGAEEFGFGSIAMIAEGCIMARICHTNNCPVGVTSQREDLRKRFRGIPENVVNFFYFVAEEVRSLLARLGYRSLDEVIGRADLLKVKDNLTLSKTQSLNLDCITQLPDTRSDRAWLNHGGVHSNGPVLDDQLLADPAIQAAVRDQGSVQKSLTAVNTDRTIGARLAGAIAKQYGDSGFEGHIQLDFQGSVGQSFGAFNLPGMTLKLEGEANDYVGKGMHGGEIIIKPASAATYDPSLNVIVGNTCLYGATGGVLFANGQAGERFAVRNSKGQAVIEGAGDHCCEYMTGGIVVVLGRSGRNVGAGMTGGLAYFLDEDGSFPTKVNPEIVKVQRVITAAGEEQLKSLIQAHAERTGSPKAKAILADWSSYLPKFWQVVPPSEAETPEANPNPSETKVLTSVQ; the protein is encoded by the coding sequence ATGGAAAATCTGAGCGCACATCAATCTCTCCAGCAGAGTCCCGAACCCCAGCAAGGGTATGCAGGTCAGCGCTGGCTGGTAGAAGAACGGGACGCCTGTGGAGTCGGTTTCTTGGCTGACCAGCAGGGTCGGGCTAGCCATGAACTGGTGGAAAAAGCGCTGGGTGCTTTGACCTGCTTGGAGCACCGAGGAGGCTGCAGCGCAGACCAAGATTCTGGAGACGGGGCCGGCATCATGACCGCGGTGCCCTGGCGCCTGCTAGAAAGCTGGTGTGCAGCTCAGGGGATCACCATGCCTCCCGTTGAGCAGGTGGCTGTGGGGATGGCTTTCTTGCCTCAAGATGCTGAGCTCGCTGCGATCGCCCGCCAAGCCGTCGAGCAGAGCTGCGCTACCTCGGGCCTGACCGTGCTCGGCTGGCGTGAGGTGCCGGTTCGCCCCGAGATTTTGGGTGTGCAGGCTCGAGAAAATCAGCCGAAGATCGAACAAATTTTGGTGCAATCCCCCACGCTTCAAGGGGATGCCCTCGAGCGCGAGCTCTTCTTGATTCGCCGCCGCGTCGGCAAGGCTCTGGGAGAGCAGGCCGCCCAAATTCAGCAAGACTTTTACTTCTGCTCGTTCTCAAACCGCACCATTGTCTATAAGGGCATGGTGCGATCGGCGGTTCTAGGTGAGTTCTACACCGACCTCCAAGACGCTGCCTACGAGAGTCCGTTTGCGGTTTACCATCGCCGCTTTAGCACCAACACCTTCCCCCGCTGGCCCCTGGCCCAGCCGATGCGCTTCCTGGGTCACAACGGCGAGATCAACACGCTGCTTGGCAACATCAACTGGATGATGGCGCGGGAGGCGGATCTGGCGCACCCCATCTGGGGCGATCGCCTCGATGAGCTCAAGCCCACCGTCAATCCCGAAAACAGCGACTCTGCGACCCTGGATAACGTGCTGGAGCTGCTGGTTCAGTCTGGCCGTAGCCCCCTCGAGGCCCTCATGGTGATGGTGCCGGAGGCCTACCAAAACCAGCCCGATCTCAACGAGCATCCCGAGATCGTCGACTTTTATGAGTACTACAGCGGTTTGCAGGAGCCCTGGGACGGCCCGGCGCTGCTGGTGTTCTGCAACGGCAAGCATGTCGGCGCGACCCTCGATCGCAACGGCTTGCGCCCTGCCCGCTACAGCATCACGCGGGATGGCTACATCGCAGTGTCTTCGGAAGCTGGGGTAGTGGACCTGCCCGAAACGGAAATCATTGAAAAAGGCCGCCTAGGCCCAGGTCAAATGATTGCGTTCAATCTGGAGACCCGCGAAATCCTCAAGAACTGGGACATCAAGAAGCAGGTTGCAGCTCAGTACCCCTACGGCACTTGGCTGAAGGAAAACCGCTTCGTCCTCAGCCCCCAATCCTTTGGGGAAAACTGCTTGCAGGACGCCTCGACGCTGCTGACGCAGCAAACCGCCTTTGGCTACACGGCTGAAGATGTCGAGATGATCATCGAGGCGATGGCCAGCCAAGGGAAGGAGCCGACCTTCTGTATGGGCGATGACATTCCCCTGGCGGTGCTCTCGGACAAACCCCGCCTGCTCTACGACTACTTCAAGCAGCGCTTTGCTCAGGTGACGAACCCGCCCATCGATCCGCTGCGGGAAAGCCTGGTGATGTCCCTGAGCATGCAGCTCGGCGGACGTCACAACCTGCTGGCGACCTCGGCGGAGGGGGCTCGCTTGATCAAGCTGGAGTCGCCCGTGCTGAACGAGGCTGAGCTAGAGGCCATTCGCCGGTCGGATTTTGCGACAGAGACGCTGTCGACGCTGTTTGCGATCGCCGATGGTCCTGAGGGATTGCAGCGAGCCGTCACCGCGCTGTGCCAGAAGGCAGCTGAAGCGGTGCGCAGCGGCAAGCAGGTGCTGGTCCTGAGCGATCGCGCCGATGCAGCCGGTCAAGCGGGCCTAAGCGCTGGCTACAGCTATATCCCGCCTCTGCTGGCCGTGGGCGCTGTGCACCACCACCTGATTCGCCAGGGCCTGCGCATGAAGGCCTCCATCGTCAGCGATACGGCCCAGTGCTGGAGCACCCACCACTTCGCGTGCCTGATCGGCTACGGCGCGAGCGCTGTCTGCCCCTACCTCACCCTGGAAACCATCCGCCACTGGTGGTCTGACTCCAAGACCCAAAAGCTGATGGAGCGCGGCAAGCTAGAGGCGATTTCCTTGACCGGCGCCCAAGACAACTACCGCAAAGCGGTGGAGCTGGGCTTGCTGAAGATTCTGTCCAAGATGGGCATTTCGCTGCTGTCGAGCTACCACGGGGCGCAAATTTTTGAGGCCATCGGTATCGGCGGCGACCTGCTGCACCTAGGCTTCTACGGCACAGCCTCTCGTCTGGGCGGCCTCAGCGTTCAGGAACTCGCGCAGGAAGTTCTGTCCTTCCACCAGCGGGCCTTCCCAGAGCTGACGGCCAAGAAGCTCGAGAACTTTGGCTTTGTCCAGTACAAGCCCGGTGGTGAGTACCACATGCACAGCCCGGAAGTGGTCAAGTCTCTGCACAAAGCCGTGGCAGACAAGCAGTACGACCACTATGAGGTCTACCAAAACCACCTGGCCAACCGACCGGCAACGGCGCTGCGAGATTTGCTGGACTTCCAGAGCGATCGCCCCTCGATCCCCCTCGAAGAGGTGGAGTCGGTGGCTGACATCGCGAAGCGCTTCTGCACCGGCGGTATGTCCCTAGGGGCTCTCTCCCGAGAAGCTCACGAAACCCTGGCGATCGCCATGAACCGGATCGGCGGCAAGTCCAACTCCGGTGAGGGCGGCGAAGACCCTGTGCGCTTCAAGGTGCTCTCGGACGTAGATGCCGAAGGTAACTCCCCCGTGCTGCCCCACCTGCGGGGCCTCAAGAACGGCGACACCGCTAGCTCATCCATCAAGCAGGTCGCCTCGGGCCGCTTTGGCGTCACGCCCGAATACCTGATGAGCGCCAAGCAGATCGAAATTAAAATGGCCCAGGGTGCGAAACCCGGTGAAGGCGGCCAGCTGCCCGGCAAGAAAGTCAGCCCCTACATTGCCATGCTGCGGCGATCGAAGCCCGGCGTGACGCTGATTTCGCCGCCGCCCCACCACGACATCTACTCCATCGAAGACTTGGCCCAGCTGATCTTTGATCTGCACCAGATCAACCCCCTGGCTCAGGTGTCCGTCAAGCTCGTTGCTGAAGTCGGGATCGGCACGGTGGCCGCTGGCGTCGCCAAGGCCAACGCCGACATTATCCAAATCTCGGGTCACGACGGCGGCACGGGTGCCTCGCCCCTCAGCTCCATCAAGCACGCCGGCGGCCCTTGGGAACTGGGTCTGACCGAGGTGCACCGCGTCCTGATGGAAAACAGCCTGCGCGATCGCGTGGTGCTGCGCGTTGACGGTGGTCTCAAGTCCGGCTGGGATGTCCTCATTGGCGCACTGATGGGCGCTGAGGAATTCGGCTTCGGCTCCATCGCCATGATCGCCGAAGGCTGTATCATGGCCCGAATCTGCCACACCAACAACTGCCCGGTGGGCGTCACGAGCCAGCGGGAAGACCTGCGCAAGCGCTTCCGGGGCATCCCGGAGAACGTCGTGAACTTCTTCTACTTCGTGGCAGAAGAGGTCCGCTCGCTCCTGGCGCGTCTGGGCTACCGCTCCCTCGATGAAGTGATCGGCCGGGCTGATCTGCTGAAGGTGAAGGACAATCTGACCCTGAGCAAGACCCAGTCTCTCAACCTCGACTGTATCACCCAGCTGCCCGATACCCGCAGCGATCGCGCTTGGCTCAACCATGGCGGCGTCCACAGCAACGGTCCGGTCCTCGATGACCAGCTCCTAGCAGACCCCGCCATTCAGGCGGCAGTGCGCGACCAAGGCAGCGTGCAAAAGTCGCTGACGGCGGTCAACACCGATCGCACCATCGGCGCGCGTCTCGCTGGGGCGATCGCCAAGCAGTACGGCGACTCTGGCTTCGAAGGCCATATCCAGCTCGACTTCCAGGGCTCTGTGGGCCAGAGCTTTGGGGCCTTCAACCTGCCGGGCATGACCCTGAAGCTCGAAGGGGAAGCCAACGACTACGTCGGTAAAGGCATGCACGGCGGCGAAATCATCATCAAGCCCGCTAGCGCCGCCACCTACGACCCGTCTCTAAACGTCATCGTCGGCAACACCTGCCTCTACGGCGCCACCGGTGGCGTCCTGTTCGCCAACGGCCAGGCCGGCGAGCGCTTTGCAGTGCGCAACTCCAAGGGCCAAGCCGTGATCGAAGGGGCCGGAGACCACTGCTGCGAATATATGACGGGTGGCATTGTGGTTGTTCTGGGCCGCTCAGGTCGTAACGTGGGTGCTGGCATGACCGGTGGTCTAGCCTACTTCCTCGATGAAGATGGCTCCTTCCCCACGAAGGTCAACCCAGAAATCGTGAAAGTGCAGCGGGTTATCACGGCGGCTGGTGAAGAACAGCTGAAGTCCCTGATCCAGGCTCACGCCGAGCGCACCGGCAGCCCGAAAGCGAAGGCGATTTTGGCGGACTGGAGCAGCTACCTGCCCAAGTTCTGGCAGGTGGTGCCGCCGTCAGAGGCAGAAACCCCCGAAGCCAATCCCAATCCTTCGGAGACCAAAGTGCTGACGTCGGTGCAGTAA
- a CDS encoding phosphodiester glycosidase family protein, with protein sequence MGYRRTNSGRDDQGSLKPRSAVAGRSRHLRWLLLGSLALLGLAAALPKPDIAAVPAARETVTPTWTGVAKAIAQTPSSSAAQPLQEGRRISINGRSTSAAWGQWAASGNSAQPRIAISDSDLPKVLGIDLLNTDSLSQQPVQWFAQGGVALPTRLTGQHRYLDITDFARSLGWTTSVNGDTLQIQTPTAQVINVREGRHSWGDRIVLDVDGPIPFEMQEQAQVLTLSLDAAIAPALGPAIAKMSAAPSSGTKPSATPANNRRFRSITSIKPNGRQTLLQLRLPADSAYQFFTLANPNRIVIDVRRDALPNRSIAWAPGVRWRQQMVSSGRRSHPVVWLEVDLRQRGLSLQPITSSASTIAGIEPLLRLAQQSRAIAAINGGFFNRNNKLPLGAIRQEGRWLSGPILNRGAIAWDSQGNIQMGRLSLQEVLSTGSGQRFPITTLNSGYIQAGFARYTPTWGPYTPLSDNEILIFVEGDRVLRQQTTGKAGSGTVTIPANGYLLVARSNRTGAAALPAGTTLTLTNATNPSSFGQYPNIMGGGPLLIQNSQIVLNAAGEQFNANFTQGAAARSALGQTANGTLLIVATHSGGETAGPTLPEMAQIMRNLGAVNALNLDGGSSTTLYLGGQLLNKPPQSAARVHNGLGLFWTP encoded by the coding sequence ATGGGATATCGTCGGACGAATTCTGGGAGAGATGATCAAGGTTCACTGAAGCCGCGCTCAGCGGTGGCAGGGCGATCGCGGCATTTGCGCTGGCTACTGCTAGGCAGCTTGGCTTTGCTCGGGCTGGCAGCAGCCTTACCCAAGCCGGATATAGCGGCAGTCCCTGCGGCGCGCGAGACCGTTACGCCCACCTGGACCGGCGTGGCAAAGGCGATCGCCCAGACACCCTCTAGCAGCGCAGCCCAACCCCTCCAGGAGGGCCGACGAATTTCGATCAATGGCCGCAGCACGAGCGCGGCTTGGGGCCAGTGGGCCGCCAGCGGCAATTCGGCTCAGCCCCGGATTGCGATTAGCGATAGCGATTTGCCGAAGGTGCTGGGAATCGACCTGCTCAACACAGACAGCCTCAGCCAGCAGCCTGTTCAGTGGTTTGCCCAGGGCGGAGTTGCGCTGCCGACGCGGCTCACGGGCCAGCATCGGTATCTGGACATCACGGACTTTGCTCGGAGCCTGGGCTGGACCACAAGCGTCAACGGCGACACGCTCCAAATCCAGACACCCACGGCCCAGGTGATCAATGTGCGAGAAGGCCGCCACAGCTGGGGCGATCGCATTGTGCTGGACGTCGATGGACCGATCCCCTTTGAGATGCAAGAACAGGCCCAAGTGCTGACCCTGAGCCTCGATGCGGCGATCGCCCCTGCCCTGGGACCCGCGATCGCCAAAATGAGCGCTGCCCCCTCTTCTGGCACCAAACCCTCCGCCACTCCCGCCAACAATCGCCGCTTCCGCAGCATCACCAGCATCAAGCCCAACGGTCGCCAGACCCTCTTGCAGCTGAGACTACCAGCGGACTCCGCCTATCAATTTTTCACCCTGGCCAACCCCAACCGCATCGTGATTGACGTGCGTCGCGACGCACTGCCCAACCGCAGCATCGCTTGGGCTCCCGGCGTTCGCTGGCGTCAGCAAATGGTCTCTAGCGGCCGCCGTTCCCATCCCGTTGTCTGGCTTGAGGTGGACCTGCGCCAGCGCGGCCTGAGTCTTCAGCCGATCACCAGCAGCGCCAGCACGATCGCGGGCATTGAGCCGCTGCTGCGTCTTGCACAGCAATCACGGGCAATCGCGGCCATCAACGGCGGCTTTTTTAATCGCAACAACAAGCTGCCCCTAGGGGCTATTCGCCAAGAGGGACGCTGGCTCTCGGGTCCGATTCTCAATCGCGGGGCGATCGCCTGGGATAGCCAAGGCAACATCCAGATGGGCCGCCTCAGCCTTCAGGAAGTCTTGAGCACCGGCAGCGGTCAGCGCTTCCCCATCACCACGCTCAACAGCGGCTACATCCAGGCAGGTTTTGCGCGCTACACGCCCACCTGGGGCCCCTACACCCCCCTCAGCGACAACGAGATCTTGATTTTTGTCGAAGGCGATCGCGTCCTGCGTCAACAAACCACGGGCAAAGCAGGCAGCGGCACCGTCACCATTCCGGCCAACGGGTATCTCCTCGTCGCGCGCTCCAACCGCACTGGCGCCGCCGCTCTTCCTGCGGGCACCACCCTTACCCTCACCAACGCCACCAATCCCAGCAGCTTTGGTCAATACCCGAACATTATGGGCGGCGGCCCCCTGCTGATCCAGAACTCTCAAATCGTCCTGAACGCAGCCGGCGAGCAGTTCAACGCCAACTTTACTCAAGGGGCCGCCGCTCGGAGCGCCCTGGGTCAGACCGCCAACGGCACGCTACTCATCGTTGCCACCCACAGCGGCGGTGAAACCGCAGGCCCTACACTGCCAGAAATGGCCCAGATCATGCGAAATTTGGGAGCCGTCAACGCCCTGAACCTCGACGGAGGCAGCTCCACCACGCTTTACTTGGGCGGGCAACTACTCAACAAACCTCCCCAGAGCGCGGCCCGCGTTCACAACGGCTTGGGTCTTTTCTGGACCCCCTAA
- a CDS encoding phosphomannose isomerase type II C-terminal cupin domain, whose product MAHVPGLALPAPGAPKGVAATELRPWGSFTVLEEGRGYKIKRIEVKPGHRLSLQMHHHRSEHWIVVSGTAKVVCGDRELLLSSNQSTYVPPCTSHRLENPGVISLVLIEVQNGEYLGEDDIVRFQDDYARAES is encoded by the coding sequence ATTGCTCACGTCCCCGGCCTTGCGCTCCCAGCTCCTGGAGCACCCAAAGGCGTAGCAGCAACCGAACTTCGCCCTTGGGGTTCCTTTACGGTCCTAGAGGAAGGCAGGGGCTACAAAATTAAGCGTATCGAGGTCAAACCCGGTCACCGTCTGAGCCTCCAAATGCATCATCATCGGAGTGAGCATTGGATCGTGGTTTCAGGCACCGCCAAGGTCGTCTGCGGCGATCGCGAACTGCTGCTGTCGAGCAACCAGTCCACCTACGTCCCGCCTTGTACCAGCCATCGCCTCGAAAACCCAGGCGTGATCTCCCTCGTGCTGATCGAAGTCCAAAACGGCGAATATCTCGGCGAGGATGACATCGTTCGCTTCCAAGACGACTATGCCCGCGCCGAAAGCTGA